Within the Flavobacterium sp. N502536 genome, the region GGGCTTTTGATCTTAAAATTACAATTTTTATTTCTTAGCGAATTTTTTAACAATTCGTTTATTTCCATTATTCAATTCGATAATGTAAAGTCCCGTTTTTAAAGCTCTTACATCAATTGGATTCCCGGAAATCTCTCCAGTGCTAACTTGTTGACCCAATGCATTTGTAATTCTAAACGTATATCCTGTATTGTCTGTTAATGAAATGTTTAACTCATCAACAACCGGGTTTGGATACAATGCGAATCTTGACGTTTCGTTAGTTTCCAATAATCCAGTAGCAATTTCCTGATTTACAATAGCTCCGGAAGCAGTGATATTAATTGAATAATCTTCTACCTGCCCATAAGAGAACGTCTCACAAGAAGTTGGTATACCATTGTATTTCATAGAAACTCTCAATCTTGTGGTTCCTAGTGCCGCCGTAGCCGGAATTGTAATTGTTCCTGTAGCTGTAGCTGCTGTAGAGGTTGCTTTGGTCCAGGCTGTTTCACCTGCATCTGTAAAATCACCATCCTGATTGTAATCGATAAACACAGCATAAGCTTCGCTGTAAACAGTAGAAGTCCAAACCGGAGTGATAGTTATCGTATAAGCTGTTCCTCTTGTTGCATTTGTAGAAATAGCGGTATAGTTTTCATAACCTGCCGTTCCGGTTGAAGTGTTATTGATTGTCCCGAATACTACTTTACCGATTCTCTCGTCTACAGTGCTGCTTCCCTGAGAAGCACAATACGATACCGTTGCTGCAGTAGTGGTAACATTTACGACATTACTTGCCGCCGAAACATTTCCTGCTGCATCTTTGGCTTTCACACTAAAACTATAAGCTGTAAGTGCCGTTAAACCTGTTACAGTATAACTTGTTGTAGTAGAAGAACCTTTTAGGGTTGTTCCCTGGTAGATATCATATCCTGTAACAGCAACATTATCTGTTGAAGCAGTCCATGTCAAATTAGTTGTTGTACCTGTAGTACCAGAAGCTGCAAGACTTGTTGGAGCTGTTGGTGCAACGGTATCTGTAGAACCTGAATAAGCAGCACCAATACCTACTGCATAAAATGCATTGGTTGTAGCGATAACTTCAGGCGAACCAGCACCATACAAATCAATAGCTGATTGTATCCCTGAAGTTCTTGCATTGGCGTAAGTCGAGTTGGCAGTCAAATACACACTTTCTAAACGGTATGCAATTTTTGCTGCTTTATCGATTGTAATACCTGTTACATTATAGGCATTTCCAATATCGTTTGTCCCTGTTTTACCAACAGACAAAATGTAAAACCAGTGATTTAATACCCCTGAATTGGTGTGAACGCCGCAATAATCATTACTGCTTGTTGGAGTACAATTTGGGTTGATCCAATAGGTTCCACCGTAAGTATCCGGCTGACCTTCAGAGTTTGGATCGCTCATCGAACGTAAAGCAAGGTGTCCTGATCTTCTTTCGATATCTTCTCCAATTAACCAGATCGATTTTGTTGGTGCAGCTGCATTTTCAATACAAGCCCCCCAAATATCTGAAAACGCTTCATTCATAGCTCCGGATTCTTTTTGATAAGCCAAGTTCGCGGTATACGTACAAACCGCATGTCCGATTTCATGTCCCGCAACATCGATAGCTGTTAAAATATCAAAATAAGTTCCGCTACCGTCTCCGTAAGTCATTACGCTACCGTTCCAGTAAGCGTTGTCGTAAGCATTGCTGTAATGCACGTAACTTTTTATGATTGCTCCCGCGTTGTCATAGCTATTTCTGCCATGTACAGTCGACCAGTAGTCATATGTTTTTTCAGCTCCCCAATGTGCATCCAGTGCACCATTGTCTTTATTGGTATTGTTAAACTCGGCAGCTGTCCAGTTGTTATCGGCATCTGTAAAGTTTACAGCAGCGGTATAACTGGTTCCTTTTTTCATGTTGTAGGTGTTTATTCCTAAACCTCTTGTTGCATCTGCAAGTATATAAGATGCGCCGCTTAAAGTGGTTTGTATCACCTGCGTTCCGCTATAACGTGTCGCTGCATTTGCGGCAACAAAAGCTTTTTTGGCATTAGCATCATTTTGACTGATTGCTTTTGCTTTAGCCGCTTTTACTTTACTCCCGTGGCTGTACTCGCCAAGGTGTTTGATAGTAGCATTATAAAACAAGACTTTTCCGGTTTCAGCATCGATGTAAAGATCACCGCGGCTTACCGGATTGGTGGCATAAATATCAAATTTATAGGCCAATCTTACTTTATCTGATTTTCGGTTTTGGCCCTGGTCTTCCATTGCCGGCAATAAAACCAATTCGCCTTTTGGCTTTTCGTAGTTCATTGCAGCAGCGTCTGCCGGGGTTTCCCATAGATACTGTTTTGCTCCTGTGTAAGCAACCGCTCTGTCGAAAGCAGCTTTACTGGATAATTTTGGGGTTGTTTTTACATTTTCAAGAGCATAAAATTCTCCGTTCATCGAAACTAATTTTCCGTCTTTTGAATGTAGCGTGTAGTTGGCAAATTCTACTTTAACACCTTGCTCGTACAATTGAAACTTTTCGTGTGTAAAACCTTCTTTATCAGAGTCTATCCTAACTTTCGCAAAAGACTGGTTGTCTTTTAGCCCTAGTTGTTCTTTAAAAACAGTATTGTAATCTGTTCCTCTGTAAGTCGATTTATCACTAAACGTGATTAAGCTTGGTTGCCCATTTTCAGATACATTTTTCTGACTTACCCGTTTGTCTGTGTTTTGGGCAAATCCCGATACTGAAAATGTAAGAATAACAACGGCCGTTGTCATAATTCCTGGTAATTTTTGGTTCATAATAATGTGGTATTTAGTTTGGTTAAATGATTACAAATAAAATACTAAACGTAAGTAAATACTTTATTTATAAGATAAAAGTATTTTATTTCGGTTAGATAATCGATGAAATTTGCCTTTAATCGACAAAATGCAACACTTTTTACCTTAAATTCACTTTTATTTAACAAACTGTGATTATTTCACAAAAAATAGGCCCAAAAAATAATTATTCTACTGATTATTAATACATTAAATACTAAAAGTCAGGAAATATAAGGGTTTCCGTAAAAAATCAACCTCCTCCTTCCTTCTTAATTTTTTCCTACAAAAAAAGGCCAGCCCTTTTAAAAGCTAGCCTTCATGCGATTTTATCACAATTACAGAATTATCTTATATCCATCTCCGGAATTTCTCCTTCAATGATCAAATCAGCTTCGGTTGAGGCAATGATATGTTCAACAGAAATACCTGGCGCTCTTTCTAAGAGCTTAAAACCATTTTTAGTTACTTCGAGAACAGCAAGCTCGGTTACTACTTTTTTAACGCAGCCTACACCTGTTAAAGGCAAACTACATTTTTTTAGGATTTTCGATTCCCCTGCTTTGTTTACGTGCATCATGGCAACGATGATGTTTTCGGCAGAAGCTACCAGATCCATCGCACCGCCCATTCCTTTCACCATTTTACCCGGAATTTTCCAATTTGCGATATCTCCATTTTCAGAAACCTCCATAGCCCCCAAAATAGTCAAATCTACTTTCTGGCTTCGGATCATTCCAAAACTAAAAGCCGAATCAAAGAAACTGGCTCCCGGAAGTGTTGTAATGGTTTGCTTTCCGGCATTGATGATATCTGCATCTTCCTCACCGGCAAAAGGGAACGGCCCCATACCAAGAACACCGTTTTCACTTTGAAATTCCACTGCAATATCCTCTCTGACATAATTTGCTACAAGAGTTGGAATACCAATCCCAAGGTTCACAAAATATCGGTCTTTTACTTCTTTTGCAATACGTCTTGCAATATCTTCTTTTGTTAACATATTTTTGAATGTGTCAATTACTCAATTAGTTAATGTGAAAATTAGACAATTAGATAATGTTATTCTTTATGCAATCCAATAATTATCTCATTCTCTAATTATCTCAATTATTTATTTTTTACTTATAAAATAATCCCAGGTTGCTTTTGTGATATCAGCAATCATTTTTTCGGTATTTTCCTGAGATTCTGTAATGTTCGTTAAATAAACGGAAAGAACAAAATGTTTTCCATTTGGGAGTTTAACGATCCCCACATCGTTCATGGCAACCCGTAAATTAGCATCGTTGGTTCCCGACATTCCGGTTCTGTGTGCCAACTCTGTATTTTCAGGCAATCCTGCTTTCATCCAGGTAAGCCCTCTGGAAGTTTCGACCATGATCTGATACAAATACTTTGTTGTGGCTTCTTTTAACACTTCACCCTTAAAGAATTTCTCCAGCAATACTGTTGTCGCCCATGGCGTTGTGGTATTCACATAAAGATTCTTCCAGGTTTTCATTTGCTCCTCGTTAACCTTAACAACGAAGTCCTTAATCCCCTGTTTGTTTATGAATTTTTGTACTGCCTTTGTACCACCCAATAAATCAATCAGAATGTCACAGCCATTATTATCGCTATGTGAAACCGTATAGCGCAACAATTTATCCAGCGTTAAACTCCTGTTTCCATCGGGAAAATCTTCCCTCATCGGACTCCAGGTATCTGGGTGTAAATCTTCTTTTTTAATGAAAATTTCCTGCATTAATGACAGCTTCCCTTCATCCACTTTGTTTAAAACAGCCAAAGCAATATGAAATTTAAATACACTCATCATAGGAACCTTTAGGTTTCCATTTATACTCAAAGTGTCTTTATCTTCAATGCTTTTGATCGCAATTCCTACTGTAGCATTCTTATCTGCAACAATCTGGCGTAATTTCTCACGCAGCTCTACTGTCGTCTGGGCAAAAGCCTGAAACGACAAGAAAGAGAACAGGAGGGTACAAAAAGCTTTGGTCATTTTTTTTAATGTGTCAATTTGAAAATTAGATAATGTTATTCTGTACGCAATCCAATAATTATCTCATTTTCTAATTATCTAATTACCTAATTATCTATTTCTAACAGTACGTTGCTCGATTCTCTTCTCAAATTTTTCTCCCTGAAAGATACGCTGTACCATAATTCCCGGAATGTGGATCTGGTTTGGATCTAATGTTCCAACCGGAACTAATTCTTCCACTTCGGCAATGGTTATTTTACCAGCTCCTGCCATACAGGCATTGAAATTTCTGGCTGTTCCTTTAAAAATCAGATTTCCGGCTTCGTCACCTTTCCAGGCTTTTACAATGGCAAACTCTGCTTTAAAAGCCTGCTCCATGATGTGCATTTTTCCATTGAATTCACGAACCTCTTTTCCTTCGGCAACTTCCGTTCCGTAACCTGCAGGTGTAAAGAAAGCCGGGATTCCGGCTTGTGCGGCACGACAGCGTTCGGCTAAAGTTCCCTGTGGAGTCAATTCAACTTCCAGTTCTCCTGAAAGCATCTGACGCTCAAATTCAGCGTTTTCTCCCACATAAGAAGAGATCATCTTTTTAACTTGTTTTTTTTGCAAAAGCAATCCCAAACCAAAATCATCCACTCCCGCATTATTCGAAATACAGGTTAAATCTGAAATTGAAGTATTTACCAGGGCTGCAATTGTATTTTCAGGAATCCCGCATAAACCGAAACCGCCAAACATGATCGTCATTCCGCTTTCAATTCCTTTGATAGCATCCTGAACGTTATTTACTTTTTTTGTAATCATAACAAACTGTCTTTATTACTGTATATTTTTGATAAAAATAAGATTTTTAGATTAAATTATAACGATTTCGTAAAAAATAAAATGATTGATTTTACCCGCCAAAAACCAGCTGCTGTTTAGCACTCTACTGTTACTCTCTGGTACAAACAGCTGCCATTGAAACCAACTTTAATCTATGAACAAAAAAAATCCTTTTGTATTCTTCCGGATTTAGAAGAGCACAAAAGGATTTATAATTTTAAAAAGAACTAAAGTTACAATTCGAATTCGTCTGTATTTTGCTCTGTTTGTGTAGTATCTTTTACCACTGCCGGTCGGGTATAACAATCTACTTTTATAGAAAGATTGGCCGGACGTTCAAACTCCGATTTTGAAATCTGAAGTCCTTCATCGGCATAACACAATTTCATGAAGTACCCCCAGATTGGTAATGCTGCTGTTGCCCCTTGTCCGTAAGTCAAGCTTTTGAAACGTGCCGAACGGTCTTCACAACCTACCCAAACTCCGGTTACAAGGTTTGGTACCATTCCCATAAACCAACCATCTGATTGGTTTTGCGTTGTTCCTGTTTTACCAGCAATTGGGTTTTTGAACATGTACGGATATCCTGTCCAACGGTTATCTCCGCTTCCACCGCCCTGCGTACGCAAACGTGCACCTGAACCGGTTTCGGTAACTCCTTCCAACAATTTGATTACTGCAAAAGCAATATCTTTATTTAAAACGTCGTGTGATTCCGGAATTGGCTCATAGATCACCTCTCCGCTTTTGTTTTCAATACGGCTTAAAAATTGCGGTTTTACATATACACCCTGATTAGCAAATGTGCTATACGCAGCAACCATATCTTCTACTGTAATGTCTACGGCACCAAGTGCGATAGACGGTTGAGCAGGAATTTCGGTTTTAACTCCTAACTTGTGAGTTAATTCTACTACAGCTTCAGGACCTGTTCGGTCAATCAATTTAGCCGATACAGTATTGATCGAATTGGCAAGACCTTGTTTCAGGGTTACCATTCCGCGGTATCTGTTATCAGAGTTTCTTGGTTCCCAGTCGGCAGTAACATTATGACGTCCTTTGTGAATCATAAAAGGTCCATCCAGGATTGAATCACAAGGAGACATATTTAGCTGCTCAATAGCCGTTGCATACACAAACGGTTTAAAGGTAGATCCTACCTGTCTTGCTCCCTGTCCAACGTGATCGTACTGGAAATATTTATAATTAATTCCACCCACCCATGCTTTAATGTTTCCGGTTTGAGGCTCCATTGCCATTAAACCAGATTGCAGGAAGTGTTTGAAATAACGAATCGAATCAAGCGGTGTCATCACGGTATCGCGTTCTCCTTTCCAGGTAAACACACGCATTTTTGTTTTTACTTTGAAGGAAGCAATGATATCTTCATCGCTTTTATCCATCTCTTTCATGAGCGCCCAGCGTGTTGAATTTTTCATCGCCTGCATCATGATACGGTCAGTTTCAGCTTGTGTAATGTTTACAAACGGCGCATTTTTATTGGTTTTCATTTCAATAAAAAATTGCTGTTGCAGGTTTTTCATATGTTCCGAAACAGCTTCCTCTGCGTGTAGCTGCATTCTTGAATCGATAGTGGTGTAAATTTTTAAACCATCTTTGTAGATATCATAATCTGAACCATCTGGTTTTTTATTCTCTGCAACCCATTTTTTCATGTAATCACGAAGGTATTCTCTGAAATAAGTAGCAGTTCCTTCACGGTGACTTTCCAATTTGAATTTTAAAGCAATTGGAAGTGCCTGTAATCTTAACTTTTCTGCGGTTGTAATCATTTTTGCTTTTTCCATTTGAGAAAGCACTACGTTACGACGGTTTTTTACGCCTTCCGGATTACGAACAGGATTGTATAATCCTGAGTTTTTGAACATTCCAACTAAAATAGCCGATTCGTCCATCGTTAAATCTTTAGGATCTTTAGAAAAGTAGGTTTGTGCTGCCGAACTTACTCCAACAGAATAGTTTCCAAAGTCATACACATTACAATACATGGCCAAAATTTCATTCTTGGTATATTGTCGTTCCAGACGAATGGCGATAATCCACTCTTTTATTTTTTGTACAATTCTAAAAGGAAGAAACTTAGATCCTTCTCCGTGAAATAATTGCTTGGCTAATTGTTGTGTTAAGGTACTGGCTCCACCATTGGTTCCTAAACTAAAAACAGCTCTTAAAGTTCCACGTCCGTCAATTCCGGAATGCTCATAAAAACGGGCATCTTCGGTCGCCACCAAAGCTTCTACCAAACTTTTTGGCAAATCGGAATACTTCAACTGTGACCTGTTGGTTTTGAAATATTTACCAATAACCACTCCGTCAGACGAAATGATTTCGGTGGCTAAATTGGAATCCGGATTCTCCAGATCCTCAAAAGAAGGCATTGAACCAAATAAGCCCCATGAGGCAAATAAAAAGAAAGCAAGAACTCCTAATAAACTATAGGCAAAAATTCTCCAGAACTTCTTTTTGTAGTAATTAATATCTTTAACGCTAGTGGATTGATTGTTTTTCTTAGCAGCCATAACTATTTTTCTAATCTTTTTGTTCTATTCTAAAACCAACATCTGTAATACCTTCTAAAGCCTGAACTCCAGGAATTTTGCCTGATTCTCTGACGGCTTGTTTGATATGTACTTTGTATTTTCCTTTAAACTTTACGTCTTCTTTGTAAAACAATTTGCTTTCTTTAATGTCAGTAAAACCGTTTCCTAACAAGGTACCGTCGGGATTTGCCATTTGGTACTCTAAAGTATCTACTTTGGTGAAACCGCTAGGCGTTTCGATAGCCACAATCAGAAACAAATTATTGAACGGATAGTTGTTATTGTCTCTCAGATTTACAAATAAATTGTATTTTTTGGTAGAATCTAAAACCGGCAGATCGAAGGTTACAATACTGTCTTTGTGCCACGCACTTCCAACAGATTTGTATTCATCGAATACTCTTTTTTTATCGCAGGAAAAAAGAAGTATTGCTGCCAAAAGAAGAATCCCGCTATTTTTTATTCTCATTTTTAGTAATAATTATAGGTTTTCTAGGCTCAGATGGTTTTTTAGGCTCAGCTGGTTTTTTATCATTCGAATTATTGGGTTTGTTCGATTGATTTTGCTTGTTGTGGGGTTTATTCGATTTATTCTGATTCCCAACAGCCGGTTTATTGGTATTGTTATTGGCCTGTTGTGGCTTGTTTGGAGTGGCCACAACTGCATTTTCAGCATTTGGTTTGCGTTTACGACTTGGCTTTTTCTTTCTTTTTGGCTGATCGAAACGGGTTAAACTTTCCTGCCCCATTGCGTTATTAAAGTCTTTTTCAGGTTCTGAAGTCACTTCAATTGCAAAATCTTCTAATGAAGATACTTTGTTTTTTTGTTTGTTTTCGGCAATAATTTCTTTGACCTGATCGATTTTTAAAACATGCCAGTTGGCAAAATTATTGGTGTAAGCAAACCACATTAATCCTTTAAAAATATCTTGTTTCTGACAAATGGCATCTCCTTTTTCGGTCACTAATTTAGTATCGTAATCCGGGAAATCTTTCAGCGCATCCATATAAGTGTCTAACTCATAGTTCAAACAACATTTTAACTTTCCGCATTGTCCTGCCAGTTTCTGAGGATTCAGTGAAAGCTGCTGATAACGCGCTGCCGATGTGTTGACACTTCTAAAATCGGTCAGCCAGGTCGAACAGCAAAGTTCACGCCCGCAAGAACCAATTCCTCCCAAACGAGCTGCTTCCTGACGGAAACCTACTTGTTTCATCTCTACTCTGGTACTGAATTCTTTGGCAAAATCTTTAATCAGAAGCCTGAAATCGACTCTGTCGTTTGCCGTGTAGTAAAATGTAGCTTTTGATCCGTCTCCCTGAAATTCAATATCCGAAATTTTCATTTCCAGCTTATGCTGAATCGCCAATTCACGGGCGCGAACTTTCATTGGTTCTTCACGGTCACGCGCTACAGACCAGATATCAATATCTTTTTGAGAAGCTTTTCT harbors:
- the bla gene encoding class A beta-lactamase, subclass A2; amino-acid sequence: MTKAFCTLLFSFLSFQAFAQTTVELREKLRQIVADKNATVGIAIKSIEDKDTLSINGNLKVPMMSVFKFHIALAVLNKVDEGKLSLMQEIFIKKEDLHPDTWSPMREDFPDGNRSLTLDKLLRYTVSHSDNNGCDILIDLLGGTKAVQKFINKQGIKDFVVKVNEEQMKTWKNLYVNTTTPWATTVLLEKFFKGEVLKEATTKYLYQIMVETSRGLTWMKAGLPENTELAHRTGMSGTNDANLRVAMNDVGIVKLPNGKHFVLSVYLTNITESQENTEKMIADITKATWDYFISKK
- a CDS encoding penicillin-binding protein 1A: MAAKKNNQSTSVKDINYYKKKFWRIFAYSLLGVLAFFLFASWGLFGSMPSFEDLENPDSNLATEIISSDGVVIGKYFKTNRSQLKYSDLPKSLVEALVATEDARFYEHSGIDGRGTLRAVFSLGTNGGASTLTQQLAKQLFHGEGSKFLPFRIVQKIKEWIIAIRLERQYTKNEILAMYCNVYDFGNYSVGVSSAAQTYFSKDPKDLTMDESAILVGMFKNSGLYNPVRNPEGVKNRRNVVLSQMEKAKMITTAEKLRLQALPIALKFKLESHREGTATYFREYLRDYMKKWVAENKKPDGSDYDIYKDGLKIYTTIDSRMQLHAEEAVSEHMKNLQQQFFIEMKTNKNAPFVNITQAETDRIMMQAMKNSTRWALMKEMDKSDEDIIASFKVKTKMRVFTWKGERDTVMTPLDSIRYFKHFLQSGLMAMEPQTGNIKAWVGGINYKYFQYDHVGQGARQVGSTFKPFVYATAIEQLNMSPCDSILDGPFMIHKGRHNVTADWEPRNSDNRYRGMVTLKQGLANSINTVSAKLIDRTGPEAVVELTHKLGVKTEIPAQPSIALGAVDITVEDMVAAYSTFANQGVYVKPQFLSRIENKSGEVIYEPIPESHDVLNKDIAFAVIKLLEGVTETGSGARLRTQGGGSGDNRWTGYPYMFKNPIAGKTGTTQNQSDGWFMGMVPNLVTGVWVGCEDRSARFKSLTYGQGATAALPIWGYFMKLCYADEGLQISKSEFERPANLSIKVDCYTRPAVVKDTTQTEQNTDEFEL
- a CDS encoding 3-oxoacid CoA-transferase subunit B, producing the protein MLTKEDIARRIAKEVKDRYFVNLGIGIPTLVANYVREDIAVEFQSENGVLGMGPFPFAGEEDADIINAGKQTITTLPGASFFDSAFSFGMIRSQKVDLTILGAMEVSENGDIANWKIPGKMVKGMGGAMDLVASAENIIVAMMHVNKAGESKILKKCSLPLTGVGCVKKVVTELAVLEVTKNGFKLLERAPGISVEHIIASTEADLIIEGEIPEMDIR
- a CDS encoding M4 family metallopeptidase, whose amino-acid sequence is MNQKLPGIMTTAVVILTFSVSGFAQNTDKRVSQKNVSENGQPSLITFSDKSTYRGTDYNTVFKEQLGLKDNQSFAKVRIDSDKEGFTHEKFQLYEQGVKVEFANYTLHSKDGKLVSMNGEFYALENVKTTPKLSSKAAFDRAVAYTGAKQYLWETPADAAAMNYEKPKGELVLLPAMEDQGQNRKSDKVRLAYKFDIYATNPVSRGDLYIDAETGKVLFYNATIKHLGEYSHGSKVKAAKAKAISQNDANAKKAFVAANAATRYSGTQVIQTTLSGASYILADATRGLGINTYNMKKGTSYTAAVNFTDADNNWTAAEFNNTNKDNGALDAHWGAEKTYDYWSTVHGRNSYDNAGAIIKSYVHYSNAYDNAYWNGSVMTYGDGSGTYFDILTAIDVAGHEIGHAVCTYTANLAYQKESGAMNEAFSDIWGACIENAAAPTKSIWLIGEDIERRSGHLALRSMSDPNSEGQPDTYGGTYWINPNCTPTSSNDYCGVHTNSGVLNHWFYILSVGKTGTNDIGNAYNVTGITIDKAAKIAYRLESVYLTANSTYANARTSGIQSAIDLYGAGSPEVIATTNAFYAVGIGAAYSGSTDTVAPTAPTSLAASGTTGTTTNLTWTASTDNVAVTGYDIYQGTTLKGSSTTTSYTVTGLTALTAYSFSVKAKDAAGNVSAASNVVNVTTTAATVSYCASQGSSTVDERIGKVVFGTINNTSTGTAGYENYTAISTNATRGTAYTITITPVWTSTVYSEAYAVFIDYNQDGDFTDAGETAWTKATSTAATATGTITIPATAALGTTRLRVSMKYNGIPTSCETFSYGQVEDYSINITASGAIVNQEIATGLLETNETSRFALYPNPVVDELNISLTDNTGYTFRITNALGQQVSTGEISGNPIDVRALKTGLYIIELNNGNKRIVKKFAKK
- a CDS encoding stage 0 sporulation family protein, translating into MACTSCSTSDGGAPKGCKNNGTCGTDSCNKLTVFDWLANMSPSNGEAIFDCVEVRFKNGRKEFFRNSEKLTLSIGDIVATVASPGHDIGIVTLTGELVKIQMKKKGVNPESNEVPKIYRKASQKDIDIWSVARDREEPMKVRARELAIQHKLEMKISDIEFQGDGSKATFYYTANDRVDFRLLIKDFAKEFSTRVEMKQVGFRQEAARLGGIGSCGRELCCSTWLTDFRSVNTSAARYQQLSLNPQKLAGQCGKLKCCLNYELDTYMDALKDFPDYDTKLVTEKGDAICQKQDIFKGLMWFAYTNNFANWHVLKIDQVKEIIAENKQKNKVSSLEDFAIEVTSEPEKDFNNAMGQESLTRFDQPKRKKKPSRKRKPNAENAVVATPNKPQQANNNTNKPAVGNQNKSNKPHNKQNQSNKPNNSNDKKPAEPKKPSEPRKPIIITKNENKK
- a CDS encoding CoA transferase subunit A; translation: MITKKVNNVQDAIKGIESGMTIMFGGFGLCGIPENTIAALVNTSISDLTCISNNAGVDDFGLGLLLQKKQVKKMISSYVGENAEFERQMLSGELEVELTPQGTLAERCRAAQAGIPAFFTPAGYGTEVAEGKEVREFNGKMHIMEQAFKAEFAIVKAWKGDEAGNLIFKGTARNFNACMAGAGKITIAEVEELVPVGTLDPNQIHIPGIMVQRIFQGEKFEKRIEQRTVRNR
- a CDS encoding gliding motility lipoprotein GldH, producing the protein MRIKNSGILLLAAILLFSCDKKRVFDEYKSVGSAWHKDSIVTFDLPVLDSTKKYNLFVNLRDNNNYPFNNLFLIVAIETPSGFTKVDTLEYQMANPDGTLLGNGFTDIKESKLFYKEDVKFKGKYKVHIKQAVRESGKIPGVQALEGITDVGFRIEQKD